From a region of the Primulina eburnea isolate SZY01 chromosome 7, ASM2296580v1, whole genome shotgun sequence genome:
- the LOC140837278 gene encoding uncharacterized protein: MALIIPSHLKFKPPNFLRQQKFSHFDSRDEVFSAKKSTNTLLTSRNHCLPHKFAKPFGVRRFSVLTRACSDGDGVEIFSAKEQPFSSDVDTSKDSSSSWNDGYIAMFVRMLGLDNDPQDREQAVVTLWKYSLGGKEYVDNIMRFSGTVNLIVNLLKLDSDSACEAAAGLLRVISAINVYRDLVAESAAVEEMTGLLRRCPLSSEVKEQSICTLWNLSVDGKVRARITSSEILPLLVKFLEDEDLKVIEAAGGVLANLALSHSEHEIMIEAGVIPKLAKFLKFELEESKVIRKVARNALLEFAKDEYNRILVMEEGVVLVPLIGTAAYKSFRPALYSWPYLPDGTEIEQTSKGPSKYGASELLLGLNVQEKIIDLDEAKINALAGRTQQQFLARIGAIEMEFDNKSDNHCNSNERFTLLPWIDGVARLVLILGLEDESAIARAARSIADASFNEHMRISFMEAGALKFLVQLINHSSDTIRLAVLQALDKMSISNDVCQKIEAEGVLHPLINLLKHSKLETSQSLIAMILSILTRILDPNKGITLKVFNGTVNNSKDGWDETGNPKSDEGNDTVSSKSSPSGQTVDLNELVDSTVFTSLVDIMKTSNPDLQRKASSIIEFITMIKPCVEKLVLADIESGLEAVFRQKSLTETEDDAQGKQPELRSLELEEAGQAVSAASRLLTRLLDHDHFRQTVNYPHLTELLRIILVSDTPLHYKDRVAASLVKLSSLSGRYSGFENPISTEVTLYETIPRLILQIQSSSFPEVQQAAVLELNRIISEGLMDSSRAVASEGGIFALVKLMEIGSDRAKEASLEILCSLGMDSENHAVIVAAGAVPILKKIVLSQGPQWTRALRLLRTLPT, encoded by the exons GATGTTGATACTTCAAAGGACAGCTCATCCAGCTGGAATGACGGTTATATCGCAATGTTTGTCCGGATGCTAGGTTTGGATAATGATCCTCAAGATAGAGAACAGGCTGTTGTGACACTGTGGAAGTACTCACTTGGTGGCAAGGAGTATGTTGACAACATTATGAGATTTAGTGGCACTGTAAATCTCATAGTTAACCTTCTAAAATTAGACTCTGATTCTGCGTGTGAAGCAGCTGCTGGTCTTTTACGGGTTATATCCGCAATTAATGTCTATCGAGATTTAGTTGCTGAGAGTGCTGCAGTAGAAGAGATGACTGGCCTATTGAGACGATGTCCCTTGTCTTCTGAG GTGAAGGAGCAAAGTATATGTACTTTGTGGAACTTGTCTGTAGATGGGAAGGTTAGAGCGAGAATTACCAGCTCCGAGATCCTGCCTCTACTTGTCAAGTTCTTGGAGGACGAAGATTTGAAAGTTATCGAGGCTGCTGGTGGAGTTTTGGCTAACTTGGCATTGAGCCATTCAGAGCATGAAATAATGATTGAAGCTGGTGTTATACCTAAACTG GCAAAGTTCTTGAAGTTTGAGCTTGAAGAATCTAAAGTCATCAGAAAGGTAGCGAGAAATGCTTTGTTGGAATTTGCTAAAGATGAGTATAATAGGATACTTGTTATGGAGGAGGGTGTAGTGTTAGTCCCTTTGATTGGGACAGCTGCCTACAAGTCTTTCAGACCAGCATTGTACTCATGGCCTTATTTACCCGATGGTACCGAGATTGAACAGACATCAAAAGGTCCTTCTAAATATGGTGCTTCAGAACTACTGCTCGGATTAAATGTTCAGGAAAAAATTATCGATTTGGATGAGGCAAAGATTAACGCTTTGGCGGGACGGACACAACAGCAGTTTCTTGCCCGTATAGGTGCAATAGAAATGGAGTTTGATAATAAATCTGATAACCATTGCAATTCAAATGAGAGGTTTACACTCTTGCCATGGATAGATGGTGTCGCTCGATTGGTTTTAATTCTTGGACTTGAAGATGAGTCAGCTATTGCTAGAGCTGCAAGGTCTATTGCCGATGCATCCTTCAATGAACATATGCGGATTTCATTTATGGAAGCTGGTGCTCTCAAGTTTCTTGTTCAGTTAATTAATCATTCAAGTGACACTATTAGATTGGCCGTACTTCAAGCCTTGGACAAGATGTCCATCAG CAATGATGTATGCCAGAAAATTGAAGCAGAAGGCGTTTTGCATCCTCTAATAAATTTGCTGAAGCATTCTAAGTTAGAGACATCTCAGAGCTTAATTGCAATG ATTCTGAGCATTCTTACTCGGATTTTGGACCCCAACAAAGGTATAACGTTGAAG GTTTTCAATGGAACAGTCAATAATTCAAAAGATGGATGGGATGAGACTGGGAATCCAAAATCAGATGAGGGGAATGACACGGTGTCATCAAAATCGTCCCCCAG TGGACAGACCGTTGATTTGAACGAGCTTGTTGATTCCACTGTCTTTACTTCCCTAGTGGATATAATGAAGACATCAAATCCAGATTTGCAGAGAAAAGCTTCGTCAATCATCGAGTTTATTACCATGATCAAACCTTGTGTGGAAAAGCTCGTCTTAGCAGATATTGAATCTGGTCTAGAAGCAGTTTTTCGACAAAAATCTTTGACAG AAACGGAAGACGACGCCCAGGGCAAACAGCCCGAACTACGCTCCCTGGAACTTGAAGAAGCTGGCCAAGCAGTATCTGCAGCATCCCGATTACTCACTCGATTACTAGACCACGACCACTTTCGCCAAACCGTAAATTATCCCCATTTAACGGAACTTCTTCGCATTATCCTTGTTTCTGACACCCCTCTTCATTATAAAGACAGGGTCGCCGCATCCCTTGTTAAACTCAGCTCATTGTCAGGGCGTTACTCAGGATTTGAGAACCCGATAAGTACGGAAGTAACTCTTTACGAGACGATCCCAAGATTGATACTACAGATCCAAAGCTCATCCTTCCCTGAAGTCCAACAAGCTGCTGTTTTAGAGCTCAACAGGATAATATCAGAAGGGTTGATGGATTCTTCCCGGGCTGTTGCTTCGGAAGGCGGGATTTTTGCATTGGTGAAGTTGATGGAAATCGGTAGTGACCGAGCTAAGGAGGCGAGCTTAGAAATTCTTTGTAGTCTAGGAATGGATAGCGAGAACCATGCTGTGATTGTAGCAGCCGGGGCTGTTCCAATCTTGAAGAAAATCGTGCTTTCTCAAGGGCCGCAGTGGACGCGCGCCCTTCGTCTGCTTAGAACTTTGCCTACATAG